A genome region from Deinococcus sp. HSC-46F16 includes the following:
- a CDS encoding type III polyketide synthase: protein MPAPSPLPLVRSLVTGHPPYRAPQAEVREAARTLFPRMAARPHMLDVFDNAQIESRALSRPLEWYLKSRGFGEKNAVFVEEARALTARLAREALERAAVAPDEVDAVVVVNTSGLSTPSLDAFLIGALGLNPHAARLPVWGLGCAGGASGLARAADLVRAGFRRVLFVAVELCSLTLVKGDESKSNFVGTALFADGGAALVVTAADVPGPPPLAALHGAFSTLIEDSEDIMGWDVVDDGLKVRFSRDIPTLVRSMMRENVAQALAGRGWSRDDVGTFVVHPGGVKVLAAYEEALDLPSGALDSSRRVLAAHGNMSSVTVLFVLEEVLRGEPLGRGLLSAMGPGFSAEHVLLSFGPLD, encoded by the coding sequence ATGCCTGCCCCCTCGCCCCTGCCGCTGGTGCGCTCGCTCGTGACCGGGCACCCGCCCTACCGCGCCCCCCAGGCCGAGGTTCGCGAGGCCGCCCGCACCCTCTTTCCGCGCATGGCAGCCCGCCCGCACATGCTGGACGTGTTCGACAACGCGCAGATCGAGTCACGTGCCCTGTCCCGTCCGCTGGAGTGGTACCTGAAGTCGCGCGGCTTCGGCGAGAAAAACGCCGTCTTCGTGGAGGAGGCCCGCGCCCTGACGGCCCGGCTGGCACGGGAGGCCTTGGAGCGGGCGGCGGTGGCCCCGGACGAGGTGGACGCGGTGGTCGTGGTGAACACCAGCGGCCTGAGCACGCCCAGCCTCGATGCTTTCCTGATCGGGGCGCTGGGGCTGAATCCACACGCGGCGCGGCTCCCGGTGTGGGGGCTGGGGTGCGCGGGCGGGGCGTCGGGCCTCGCGCGGGCGGCCGACCTCGTGCGGGCGGGGTTCCGACGGGTGCTGTTCGTGGCGGTCGAGCTGTGCAGCCTCACGCTGGTCAAAGGGGACGAGTCCAAGAGCAACTTCGTGGGAACGGCCCTGTTCGCGGACGGCGGCGCGGCGCTTGTCGTCACTGCCGCCGACGTGCCCGGCCCGCCCCCGCTGGCCGCCTTGCACGGCGCTTTCTCCACCCTGATCGAGGACTCCGAGGACATCATGGGCTGGGACGTGGTGGACGACGGCCTGAAGGTGCGCTTCTCGCGCGACATCCCCACCCTGGTGCGTTCGATGATGCGGGAGAACGTCGCGCAGGCCCTCGCCGGGCGCGGTTGGAGCCGGGACGATGTGGGCACCTTCGTGGTCCATCCCGGCGGGGTCAAGGTGCTTGCCGCCTATGAAGAGGCGCTGGACCTGCCCTCAGGGGCGCTCGACTCCAGCCGCCGCGTCCTCGCCGCGCACGGCAACATGAGCAGCGTGACGGTTCTCTTCGTGCTGGAGGAGGTGCTGCGCGGAGAGCCGTTGGGCCGGGGGCTGCTGTCCGCGATGGGACCGGGCTTCAGCGCCGAACACGTGCTGCTGAGCTTCGGGCCGCTGGACTGA
- a CDS encoding nitroreductase family protein translates to MSSPPAHPPALPLIEGMLARRTTNGPFRPDPVSREHQHLLMRVAQAAPSHFNSQPWRFVLVENPATIAEIARISGESMTELIEAGVFFERYRRYFRFSEAEMEERRDGIHIDHLPGPLRPFTRQVFSDAGLRLMRQLGVPRKLGEDNRKLVAGSPLLLAALLDRAEYRPGELSGFYSVFGLGAAMENIWNAVGALGMGIQFVSTPMEIPRQWQAIQNLLDVPDDLELMAVYRLGYLPHDPKRPSIDWSSRHRKRLPQFVARERWGEPEEE, encoded by the coding sequence ATGAGTTCCCCTCCCGCCCATCCCCCGGCGCTTCCCCTGATCGAGGGGATGCTGGCCCGGCGCACCACCAACGGCCCCTTCCGGCCCGACCCCGTCAGCCGCGAGCACCAGCACCTGCTGATGCGGGTCGCGCAGGCCGCCCCCAGCCACTTCAACAGCCAGCCGTGGCGCTTCGTGCTCGTCGAGAATCCGGCGACCATCGCCGAGATCGCCCGCATCTCGGGCGAGAGCATGACCGAGCTGATCGAGGCCGGGGTCTTTTTCGAGCGCTACCGCCGCTACTTCCGCTTCAGTGAGGCCGAGATGGAGGAGCGGCGCGACGGCATCCACATCGACCACCTGCCCGGCCCGCTGCGGCCCTTTACCCGGCAGGTCTTCAGCGACGCGGGCCTGCGGCTGATGCGGCAACTCGGCGTCCCGAGAAAACTGGGCGAAGACAACCGCAAGCTCGTCGCCGGAAGCCCGCTGCTGCTCGCTGCGCTGCTGGACAGGGCGGAGTACCGCCCCGGCGAACTCAGCGGTTTCTACTCGGTGTTCGGCCTCGGCGCGGCGATGGAGAACATCTGGAACGCGGTCGGGGCGCTGGGCATGGGCATCCAGTTCGTCTCCACCCCGATGGAGATTCCCCGGCAGTGGCAGGCCATTCAGAACTTGCTGGACGTGCCCGACGATCTCGAACTGATGGCCGTCTACCGCCTGGGCTACCTCCCGCACGACCCGAAGCGGCCTTCTATCGACTGGAGCAGCCGCCACCGCAAACGCCTGCCGCAGTTCGTCGCCCGCGAGCGCTGGGGGGAGCCGGAGGAGGAGTAA
- a CDS encoding CoA transferase, translating into MSGPLHGFTVLSLAPNLPGPLAAAALRDDGARVVKVEPPGGDPFAAWAPDGYAELTRGVEVRRLDLKGTAGQVELRELLADTDLLLTSSRPSALARLGLDGETLGQDFPRLCRVPIVGDTHMPEVAGHDLTYVAQAGLIDPTRPALPRTLLADVLGGQRAYAAALALLLGRERGSPERERVVGLGDTARAAAGPLRFGLTAPGGLLSGASPTYRLYATADGTVAVAALEVHFAARFHEVIGPDPEATLRSRPTAHWLAVARDHDLPLAAVPGQSPVRSSPPLRSE; encoded by the coding sequence ATGTCCGGCCCCCTGCACGGCTTCACGGTCCTGAGCCTCGCGCCCAACCTGCCCGGCCCGCTCGCCGCCGCCGCGCTGCGGGACGATGGGGCGCGGGTGGTCAAGGTGGAGCCGCCGGGGGGTGACCCCTTCGCGGCCTGGGCGCCGGACGGGTACGCGGAGTTGACGCGGGGGGTGGAGGTGCGGCGCCTCGACCTCAAGGGGACGGCGGGACAGGTGGAGTTGCGGGAACTGCTGGCGGACACGGACCTCCTGCTCACAAGCAGCCGTCCCTCGGCGCTGGCGCGGCTGGGGCTGGATGGGGAGACGCTGGGGCAGGACTTTCCGCGTCTGTGCCGGGTCCCCATCGTGGGGGATACGCACATGCCGGAGGTGGCCGGGCACGACCTGACCTATGTGGCCCAGGCCGGGCTGATCGACCCCACCCGGCCCGCCCTGCCACGCACCCTGCTGGCCGACGTGCTGGGCGGGCAGCGGGCCTATGCGGCGGCGCTGGCCCTGCTGCTGGGGCGCGAGCGCGGGTCACCCGAACGCGAGCGGGTGGTGGGCCTGGGGGACACGGCACGGGCGGCGGCGGGGCCGCTGCGGTTCGGGTTGACGGCACCGGGGGGACTGCTGTCGGGAGCCTCGCCCACGTACCGCCTCTATGCCACCGCCGACGGCACGGTCGCTGTGGCCGCGCTGGAGGTGCACTTCGCCGCCCGTTTCCATGAGGTGATCGGCCCTGACCCGGAAGCGACGTTGCGCTCGCGACCCACCGCCCACTGGCTCGCTGTGGCCCGCGACCACGACCTGCCACTCGCCGCCGTACCAGGCCAATCTCCTGTCCGGTCCTCCCCACCATTGCGCTCCGAATAG
- the ndk gene encoding nucleoside-diphosphate kinase, translated as MERTFAMIKPDGVRRGLTPEILARIQKKGYRIVGLKQMMIARETAETHYGEHRERPFFGELVDFITGGPVVAIALEGENAISGWRAMMGATNPANAAPGTIRADFATTTGENVTHGSDSPESAERELGLFFGEGELLK; from the coding sequence ATGGAACGCACCTTTGCCATGATCAAGCCCGACGGCGTGCGCCGCGGCCTGACCCCCGAGATTCTCGCCCGCATCCAGAAGAAGGGCTACCGCATCGTCGGCCTCAAGCAGATGATGATCGCCCGCGAGACCGCCGAGACCCACTACGGCGAGCACCGCGAGCGCCCCTTCTTCGGCGAACTGGTGGACTTCATCACGGGCGGCCCCGTGGTCGCCATCGCCCTGGAAGGCGAGAACGCCATCTCCGGCTGGCGGGCCATGATGGGCGCCACCAACCCCGCCAACGCCGCCCCCGGCACCATCCGCGCCGACTTCGCCACCACCACCGGCGAGAACGTGACCCACGGCAGTGACTCGCCCGAGAGCGCCGAGCGCGAGCTGGGGCTGTTCTTCGGGGAAGGCGAGCTGCTGAAGTAA
- a CDS encoding aldo/keto reductase produces MTQTIPNAAASGTFKIGGELSVNRLGFGAMRITGEGIWGDPADREGALATLRRLPDLGVNFIDTADSYGPAVSEELIREALHPYDTVVVATKGGLTRTGPDVWIPVGRPEYLKQQAYISRRRLGVERIDLWQLHRIDRHVPQDEQFGAIKELIDEGVIRFAGLSEVGVEEIEAARRVFPVATVQNLYNLANRKSEDVLDHCEREGIGFIPWYPLAAGRLAQEGSVLTEIAGRLGASPSQVALAWVLRRSPVMLPIPGTGKVGHLEENVAAASLTLSDEDFAALDEVGRQEWEQQQAARR; encoded by the coding sequence ATGACCCAGACCATTCCCAACGCGGCGGCGAGCGGCACCTTCAAGATCGGCGGCGAACTCAGCGTGAACCGCCTGGGCTTCGGCGCGATGCGCATCACCGGCGAGGGCATCTGGGGCGACCCCGCCGACCGCGAGGGTGCCCTGGCGACCCTGCGCCGCCTGCCCGACCTCGGCGTGAACTTCATCGACACCGCCGACTCCTACGGCCCGGCCGTCTCGGAGGAACTGATCCGCGAGGCGCTGCACCCCTACGACACGGTGGTCGTGGCGACCAAGGGCGGCCTGACCCGCACCGGCCCCGACGTGTGGATTCCGGTGGGCCGCCCCGAGTACCTCAAGCAGCAGGCCTATATCTCGCGCCGCCGCCTGGGGGTCGAGCGCATCGACCTGTGGCAACTGCACCGCATCGACCGCCACGTGCCGCAGGACGAGCAGTTCGGCGCGATCAAGGAACTGATCGACGAGGGCGTCATCCGCTTCGCCGGGCTCAGCGAGGTCGGTGTGGAGGAGATCGAGGCCGCCCGCCGCGTCTTCCCGGTCGCCACCGTGCAGAACCTCTACAACCTCGCCAACCGCAAGTCCGAGGACGTGCTGGACCACTGCGAGCGCGAGGGCATCGGCTTTATCCCCTGGTATCCCCTCGCCGCCGGGCGGCTGGCGCAGGAGGGCAGCGTCCTGACCGAGATCGCCGGGCGCCTCGGCGCCTCCCCCTCGCAGGTGGCCCTCGCCTGGGTGCTGCGGCGTAGCCCCGTCATGCTGCCCATTCCCGGTACCGGCAAGGTGGGGCACCTGGAGGAGAACGTGGCCGCCGCCTCGCTCACCCTCTCCGACGAGGACTTCGCCGCGCTGGACGAGGTGGGCCGCCAGGAGTGGGAGCAGCAGCAGGCCGCCCGGCGCTGA
- a CDS encoding heavy metal translocating P-type ATPase has product MTTSTLPTPSPARSPRPFRLSPELRTAVLLTTLTLLGLLLGLVGEHLLALPAAVWVGYGLAYLAGGIPAGREAVHSLLRERKLDVDLLMVLAALGAASIGQMADGAILLFLFSLSNTLQDWAMGRTKNAVQALMDLNPEGATVRRDGRERWCELGEIRVGDLLVVRPGERVAADARVVRGQTSVDESPITGESVPVDKGPGGDLASGTVNLNGSVEAEVIRPAGESTLARLVGLMEEAQTQKSRAESLTERWESPYATAVLLGVPLVFALLYYGFGLPTDDAWYRAMTFMVVASPCAVVISTPAVMLSAMAAAARAGVLFKSSAALAALAGVQTVAFDKTGTLTQARMTLSHVHAPDERSALALAAGLEAHSEHPIARAVVAAAEDRGVTPLALTNAQAVPGHGITARTPEGEVAWAGNLRLAERQGAVLSAAQRATLDGLAAAGRSVVVVGVGSRTLGLLGVADALRPGIRDALDRLAASGVPHRVMLTGDREEVARTVAGEVGLSEYRAELLPEDKLRIIGELPGPVAMVGDGVNDAPALARADLGVAVASGTDVAIESADVVLMQNDLGRLAGAVQLAREARRTVRLNLAFAFGVILIVAPLAVAGQVPLPLGVVAHEGGTVFVVFMGLRLLRRRV; this is encoded by the coding sequence ATGACCACCTCGACCCTGCCAACCCCCTCGCCCGCGCGTTCGCCGCGGCCCTTTCGCCTGTCCCCGGAACTGCGGACGGCTGTCCTGCTGACCACCCTGACGCTGCTGGGCCTGTTGCTGGGTCTGGTGGGCGAGCACCTGCTGGCGCTGCCCGCTGCCGTCTGGGTGGGGTACGGGCTGGCGTATCTGGCGGGGGGAATTCCCGCCGGGCGCGAGGCGGTGCACAGCCTGCTGCGCGAGCGCAAGCTGGACGTGGACCTGCTGATGGTGCTTGCCGCGCTGGGGGCCGCCTCCATTGGGCAGATGGCGGACGGGGCGATTCTGCTCTTTCTGTTCAGCCTGTCCAACACCCTTCAGGACTGGGCGATGGGCCGCACCAAGAACGCGGTTCAGGCGCTGATGGACCTCAACCCGGAGGGGGCCACCGTGCGCCGGGACGGTCGGGAGCGCTGGTGCGAACTGGGCGAGATCCGGGTGGGCGACCTGCTGGTGGTGCGCCCCGGCGAGCGCGTGGCCGCCGACGCGCGGGTGGTGCGTGGGCAGACCAGCGTGGACGAGTCGCCCATCACCGGGGAGAGCGTGCCGGTGGACAAGGGACCGGGCGGTGACCTCGCCTCGGGGACGGTGAACCTCAACGGCAGCGTGGAGGCCGAGGTGATCCGGCCCGCGGGCGAAAGCACCCTGGCCCGGCTGGTCGGGCTGATGGAGGAGGCGCAAACCCAGAAGAGCCGCGCCGAGAGCCTCACCGAACGGTGGGAAAGCCCCTACGCGACCGCCGTGCTGCTGGGTGTGCCGCTGGTGTTCGCGCTGCTGTACTACGGCTTTGGCCTCCCCACCGATGACGCGTGGTACCGGGCGATGACCTTCATGGTGGTCGCCAGCCCCTGCGCGGTGGTGATCTCCACGCCCGCCGTGATGCTCTCGGCGATGGCCGCCGCCGCCCGCGCCGGGGTGCTGTTCAAGAGCAGCGCGGCGCTCGCCGCGCTCGCCGGGGTGCAGACCGTCGCCTTCGACAAGACGGGCACGCTGACCCAGGCGAGGATGACCCTCTCGCACGTCCACGCCCCCGACGAGCGCTCGGCCCTAGCCCTGGCCGCCGGGCTGGAAGCGCACAGCGAGCACCCCATCGCGCGGGCGGTGGTGGCCGCCGCAGAGGACCGCGGGGTCACGCCGCTGGCCCTCACGAACGCGCAGGCCGTGCCCGGCCACGGCATCACCGCCCGCACCCCGGAGGGCGAGGTCGCCTGGGCGGGCAACCTCCGGCTGGCCGAGCGGCAGGGAGCGGTCCTCTCGGCCGCGCAGCGGGCCACACTGGACGGGCTGGCCGCCGCGGGCCGCAGCGTGGTGGTTGTGGGGGTGGGAAGCCGTACCCTGGGCCTGCTCGGCGTGGCCGACGCCCTGCGCCCCGGCATCCGCGACGCCTTGGACCGCCTCGCGGCCAGCGGCGTGCCGCACCGCGTCATGCTGACGGGCGACCGCGAGGAGGTGGCCCGCACCGTGGCGGGCGAGGTCGGCCTGAGCGAGTACCGCGCCGAGCTGCTGCCGGAGGACAAGCTGCGAATCATCGGGGAGTTGCCTGGCCCGGTGGCGATGGTGGGCGACGGAGTGAACGACGCCCCCGCGCTGGCCCGCGCCGACCTCGGGGTGGCGGTGGCCTCGGGGACCGACGTGGCGATCGAGAGCGCCGACGTGGTGCTGATGCAAAACGACCTGGGGCGGCTGGCGGGCGCGGTGCAGCTGGCCCGCGAGGCGCGGCGCACCGTGCGGCTGAACCTCGCCTTCGCCTTCGGGGTGATCCTGATCGTCGCGCCGCTCGCGGTGGCGGGGCAGGTGCCGCTGCCGCTGGGCGTGGTGGCGCACGAGGGCGGGACCGTCTTCGTGGTGTTCATGGGCCTGCGGCTGCTGCGGCGCCGGGTGTAG